A region of Solanum dulcamara chromosome 7, daSolDulc1.2, whole genome shotgun sequence DNA encodes the following proteins:
- the LOC129895883 gene encoding protein HEADING DATE 3A-like: MPRERDPLVVGRVVGDVLDPFTRTIGLRVIYRDREVNNGCELRPSQVVNQPRVEVGGDDLRTFFTLVMVDPDDPSPSDPNLREYLHWLVTDIPATTGSSFGQEIVSYESPRPSMGIHRFVFILFRQLGRQTVYAPGWRQNFNTRDFAELYNLGLPVAAVYFNCQRESGSGRRRRSAD, translated from the exons ATGCCAAGAGAACGCGATCCTCTGGTAGTTGGTCGTGTGGTAGGGGATGTATTGGACCCTTTCACAAGAACTATTGGCCTAAGAGTTATATATAGGGACAGAGAAGTTAATAATGGCTGTGAACTTAGGCCTTCCCAAGTTGTTAACCAGCCAAGGGTCGAAGTTGGCGGAGATGACCTACGTACCTTTTTCACTTTG GTTATGGTGGACCCTGATGATCCAAGTCCAAGTGATCCAAATCTCAGAGAATACCTTCACTG GTTGGTCACTGATATTCCAGCTACTACAGGCTCAAGTTTTG GGCAAGAAATAGTGAGCTATGAAAGTCCAAGGCCATCAATGGGAATCCATCGCTTTGTATTCATACTGTTCAGACAATTGGGTCGACAGACAGTGTATGCTCCAGGATGGCGTCAGAACTTCAATACAAGAGATTTTGCAGAACTCTATAATCTGGGTTTACCAGTTGCTGCTGTCTATTTTAATTGCCAAAGAGAGAGTGGCAGCGGTAGACGTAGAAGGTCTGCAGATTGA
- the LOC129894718 gene encoding uncharacterized protein LOC129894718 translates to MMFIKLVIGRLFVNVVSAYAPYVGLDEEVKRLFWEVLDEVVRGIPSAEKIFIGGDFNGQIGTTSNDFDDVHGDFSFGERNDSGVSLLEFVKTFELVIANSCFLKKDNQLVTFSSTTARTQIDYLLLQKDDRGLCKDCKVISSENSTTQHKLLVMDLEIKRDRRKKTLYNRPRIRWGGLTPAFSREMGEKLNDLGV, encoded by the coding sequence ATGATGTTTATTAAGCTAGTTATAGGCAGGCTTTTTGTGAACGTTGTTAGTGCATATGCACCTTATGTGGGTCTGGATGAAGAAGTCAAAAGGCTCTTTTGGGAGGTTTTGGATGAAGTAGTGAGAGGTATACCTAGTGCCGAAAAGATTTTCATTGGTGGAGATTTCAATGGTCAAATCGGTACAACTTCTAATGATTTTGATGATGTCCATGGAGACTTTAGTTTTGGGGAAAGGAATGACAGCGGGGTTTCTCTCTTGGAGTTTGTCAAAActtttgagttggttattgctaATTCGTGTTTTCTGAAGAAGGATAATCAATTGGTCACCTTTAGTAGCACGACAGCTAGGACTCAGATTGACTACTTACTCCTCCAGAAGGATGATAGAGGCCTTTGTAAGGATTGCAAGGTTATTTCGAGTGAAAATAGTACCACCcaacataagcttttggtgatggacttAGAGATTAAAAGGGATAGGAGAAAGAAGACCCTTTATAATCGACCGAGGATTAGATGGGGGGGCCTAACTCCCGCCTTTTCTCGGGAGATGGGGGAGAAGTTGAATGATTTAGGGGTCTGA